TTTTTATTTGTTATTTCTTGCAAAAAAGCAGATGCGCCAGCAGATGAAAGTTTTGTGTATTTTGAAAAACCACAGCCAATTCATGATGCTGAACTGTCTAAAATACCTAATAAATTCAGAGGTCTTTTTATTAATTCAGATTCTGTTTACCTGAATATCTCTGAAAATATGATTAGTAGAGAATTTACTAGAAAATTTAGAATTCATAAAACCGAAATAGACTCATTGAAAAAAGAATTTGATTTTGTTAATGGCAAGTATGTTTCTAAAGGTTATAAGGTAGTTTTTGATTTTATAAAAATAGGTGATTCCTTAGAGCTTTCGAACAAAGAAATTGATACAATTTTTATTTTTTCAAACACTCAAAAAGCAAAACGATTCAACGGAAAACTAATTTTGAACTACAGTGATTCTATCTATTGGACAGTCAATACGATTGATTTAGAAAAAAATCTATTACATTTAAAAAGCATTGGCTCTAAAGAAGATTTAAAGCAAATGGATTCCTTAACCCATTTAAAATCAGTTCAGATAGATTCTTTTAGATTTGTTGTAAAACCTTTAAGAAATGAATTTAAAACTTTCATTAATCTAAAAAGGTTTCATGTAGATGAAGCGTTTAAAAAAATCTAAAAATAAATACGCAACAGCAATTAATTTATTTCAGAAAAAAAACAATCTTATGAAAATAGTAACCTTTGGCGCAAGCAACAGTAAAAATTCTATCAATAAAAAACTGGCAATTTATGCAGCGCATCTTTTTGAAAATGCTAGCGTAGAAGTTTTAGATTTAAACGATTTTCAAATGCCTTTGTTTTCTGTTGATTTGGAGCTCGAAATCGGTCAGCATGATGTAGCGAAAGCATTTTTAGCTGTAATTGCAATGGCTGATGTGTTGGTGATTTCTATGGCGGAACACAACGGCAATTATAGTACTGCTTTCAAGAATATTTTCGATTGGAGTTCAAGAATCAACGGAAAAGTGTTTCAGGACAAACCCATGTTGCTTCTAGCTACTTCGCCGGGAGCTAGAGGTGGCGCTAGTGTTTTAGAAATTGCAAAAACTGCTTTCCCCCGTTATGGTGCCTACGTAAAAGCAACTTTTTCGTTACCTAGTTTTGATGCTAATTTTGATATCCAAAAAGGAATTATAACAAACGGTGAGTATGATATTAAGCTAAAGTCATTGATTGGCAATTTTAAATCGTAAAGTAAAAACGGGTTTTCAATATTATTCTTGATAACTTTGAGGCTTTGAATTTTTAAAATTTATCATATTACACTACATTAGCACATTCTAGAGCTTTGCGTAAAGTAAAGCCCGAAATGAACGAAGTTAAAATCCACAAATTTTAAAATGTCCGATCAAAATCAATATACCGAAGATAATATTCGGTCCTTAGACTGGAAAGAACATATTCGCATGCGCCCCGGAATGTATATCGGGAAACTGGGTGACGGTTCTTCGCCAGATGATGGTATTTATATCCTGTTAAAAGAGGTTTTAGACAACTGTATAGATGAATTCGTTATGGGCTCTGGTAAAACCATTGAAGTGAGCATCAAAGACAAAACGGTTGCGGTACGTGATTACGGGCGAGGTATTCCGTTGGGTAAAGTCGTTGATGTAGTTTCTAAAATGAATACAGGTGGTAAATACGATTCCAAAGCGTTCCAGAAATCAGTAGGTTTGAACGGTGTGGGTACCAAAGCTGTGAATGCACTTTCAAACTATTTCCGTGTAGAATCGGTGAGAGAGGAAAAACAAAAAGCCGCTGAGTTTTCAGGTGGGAATTTAGTCCTTGAAGAAGATATAATTGAAACTACCAAGCGTAAAGGAACAAAAGTAACGTTTACGCCAGACGAAACCATTTTCAAAAATTACAAATTCCGAATGGAATATGTGATTAAAATGGTAAAGAATTATTGTTACTTAAACAATGGTTTGACGATTATTTTTAATGGTGAAAAGTACATTTCAGAGAACGGACTTCGTGATTTATTAGAAGAAACAATAAGTGCCGATGATCTGGAATATCCAATTATTCACTTGAAAGAACATGATATAGAAATTGCACTTACCCACAGTAAAACCCAGTACAGTGAGGAGTATCACTCTTTTGTAAACGGGCAAAATACCACACAAGGAGGGACGCACTTAGCCGCTTACCGCGAAGCTATCGTGAAAACAATCAGAGAGTTTTATAACAAAAACTTCGAAGCTTCAGATGTACGAAAATCTATTGTGAGTGCCATTAGTATCAAGGTTATGGAACCGGTATTTGAATCGCAGACCAAAACTAAATTAGGTTCCACAGATATGGGGTCTGATGATGGTACGCCGCCAGTTTCTGTTCGTACGTTTGTAAACGATTTTATCAAAAATAAACTAGATAACTATTTACATAAGAACCCACCAACTGCTGAGGCATTATTGCGTAAAATTTTGCAGGCAGAGCGTGAGCGCAAAGAATTATCTGGAATTAGAAAACTAGCTACAGATCGTGCTAAAAAAGCCAATCTACACAATAAAAAGTTAAGAGACTGTCGTGCGCACTTGCCGGATACTAAAAACCCTAGAAACCTAGAAAGTACGCTTTTTATTACCGAGGGAGATTCGGCTTCGGGATCCATTACCAAGTCGCGTGATGTGAATACGCAAGCCGTATTTAGTTTGCGTGGAAAGCCGCTGAACTCATACGGAATGAGTAAAAAAATTGTGTATGAAAACGAAGAATTCAATTTGCTTCAAGCCGCTTTGGATATTGAGGATGGTCTCGAAAAGTTGCGTTACAACAACATTGTAATCGCTACTGATGCCGATGTCGATGGAATGCACATTCGATTGTTGTTGATTACTTTCTTTTTGCAATTTTTTCCAGAATTGATAAAAGAAGGGCATTTGTATATTTTGCAGACACCACTTTTTAGAGTTCGAAACAAGAAGGAGACCATTTATTGTTACTCTGAAGAAGAGCGAAAAGATGCCATCGAAAAACTAAAACCAAAACCAGAAATTACCCGATTTAAAGGTTTAGGAGAAATCTCTCCCGATGAGTTCAAGAATTTTATTGGAGAAACCATCCGCTTAGATCCTATTATGATGGATAAAAACACGTCGATTGAGCAGCTATTGTCTTTCTATATGGGTAAAAATACGCCAGATAGACAAGAGTTTATTATCAAGAACTTGAAGGTTGAGTTGGATGCTATCGAAGATGTTGCTATTTAAATAGTAAAATTAAGAAAACCTCAGTCATTGACTGGGGTTTTTGAGATATAAAATTCCGCGACGGTGTTGTGGAATTAATTATTTGAATTTCGTTGACAGTGTTAACGAAATTTATAATTTAATTTATTTAGATTATGTCAAAAACAAAAGATACAATCAATTTAAATTTGTTAATCAAAAAACAAACAAAATGATAAACAAAATATCGTTTAAGAATTATAAACTTTTCAAAGAAAAACAAACGCTAGAATTAAAACCAATTACAATTTTGATTGGAAAAAATAATAGTGGGAAGAGTGCTGTTTTGAAGTTACCGGTATTGATTTCCAATAGTCTTGCTGGTTTACCAATAAATTGGAAATATAAAATTGGTGATGATAGTGATAATTCTATCGAATTGGG
This portion of the Flavobacterium sp. CECT 9288 genome encodes:
- a CDS encoding DNA topoisomerase IV subunit B, with protein sequence MSDQNQYTEDNIRSLDWKEHIRMRPGMYIGKLGDGSSPDDGIYILLKEVLDNCIDEFVMGSGKTIEVSIKDKTVAVRDYGRGIPLGKVVDVVSKMNTGGKYDSKAFQKSVGLNGVGTKAVNALSNYFRVESVREEKQKAAEFSGGNLVLEEDIIETTKRKGTKVTFTPDETIFKNYKFRMEYVIKMVKNYCYLNNGLTIIFNGEKYISENGLRDLLEETISADDLEYPIIHLKEHDIEIALTHSKTQYSEEYHSFVNGQNTTQGGTHLAAYREAIVKTIREFYNKNFEASDVRKSIVSAISIKVMEPVFESQTKTKLGSTDMGSDDGTPPVSVRTFVNDFIKNKLDNYLHKNPPTAEALLRKILQAERERKELSGIRKLATDRAKKANLHNKKLRDCRAHLPDTKNPRNLESTLFITEGDSASGSITKSRDVNTQAVFSLRGKPLNSYGMSKKIVYENEEFNLLQAALDIEDGLEKLRYNNIVIATDADVDGMHIRLLLITFFLQFFPELIKEGHLYILQTPLFRVRNKKETIYCYSEEERKDAIEKLKPKPEITRFKGLGEISPDEFKNFIGETIRLDPIMMDKNTSIEQLLSFYMGKNTPDRQEFIIKNLKVELDAIEDVAI
- a CDS encoding NADPH-dependent FMN reductase, whose amino-acid sequence is MKIVTFGASNSKNSINKKLAIYAAHLFENASVEVLDLNDFQMPLFSVDLELEIGQHDVAKAFLAVIAMADVLVISMAEHNGNYSTAFKNIFDWSSRINGKVFQDKPMLLLATSPGARGGASVLEIAKTAFPRYGAYVKATFSLPSFDANFDIQKGIITNGEYDIKLKSLIGNFKS